In Alcaligenes faecalis, the sequence TGCGGTTGACCACAATGCCCAGCACCATGGGCTTGCCCGCGACCAGCGCACCGATAACGGCTGTGCTGCCCAGAACAAAGGCCAAGGGATGGCCCATGAACAGCCCCAGCAACAGCAGGCCACCCATCACCAATGCAATCAGTTCAGGCGTCATGGCGGGGGGCTTCCTTCTGAATCAGCAAACGGACGACTTCAGCAATGCCTTGCAACAGCAGTAGTGCAGCGGCAAGAACCATGGACATCTTCAAGGGATAAACGGGCAATTGCACCGCGCCGTAGGTGGTTTCACCTTGAGCTAAGGAGCGCATGGCGAAATCGTAGCTGCGAGTCAGAAATACCCAGGCAAAGGGGAAGAAGAAAATCAGATAGCCCGCAATCTCGGTCCATTTGCGGACAGTGGGGGGAAAGCGGTTGATTAGCAGATCCACCCGGACATGGGCCTGGTGTTTAAGCGCGTAGGCACCCAGCATCAGAAAGTAAAACCCATACAGCTGCTTGGTGACGTCAAAAGTCCAGCGAGTGGGCTGATTCATCACGTAGCGCATGAACACTTCGTAAATAATGATGGTGGAGAAAATAATGGCGATAAAGGAGATGAGCCTCCCTATCCATTCATTCGTTGAGTCGATTAGACGCAAAACCATGCTTGTCCCTTATGTTCGTTTTTATGGGCGACATCTCTGTTTTAGTCTATGAGCAAGATCGGGACGGTCACAACTTGGGTTTACCCTTACGTCAACCTGAAATGAATAAATTAGGGTAATAAGGCGTAAATAAGTGTGATTCTCTTGGGGAATCGTGCTGGGGAAGGAGTTGAAAGCCTGATTTTCGGTTGAGCAATCTGCATTAAAAAAGCCACCCGCTTGGGTGGCTTTTTGCAGTCGGGCTCCAGCCTCGTTCCAGTTCTGCTGCCCAAGGACAGCGAGTTGAAGTGTTGCCAGTGTGTGCCAGCCAGGTTTTGTAGAACGAGGCCAGACCCGACTGCTACAACACGGTTCTTGGTAGAGCCGTATTGTGCCCATCACAACTTAGCGTACGCTTTGCGCCGCCAGGCCCAGGGCCAGATCCTGCTTCATGCGTTTCTTGTAGAAAGGCAGGCAAATGAACAGGGCCAGGAACCAGAATGGCGTGGCGATCAGACCGATCAGGGTTTCTTCTTCCTGGCTGAACAAGTACAGCGCAAAGGCAAAGAAAGCCAGGGTCAGGTAGCACATGGGAATCGCAAAGGGCATTTTGTAGCTCGATGCGGCATGGGCCTCGGGGCGAATGCGACGGTACTTCAGGTAGGTGATCAGAATTACAGCCCAGACAAAGATAAAGCAGATGCTGGCCACGGTGGTCACGATGGTGAACACACGCATCACGTCGCCTTCTGCGTAAAGCAGGAACAGGCTGGACAGCAAAAGGGCGCAAGAATAGATCAGACCATTACGGGGGGTGCCGTTACGCGACAACTGGCTGAATGCTTCGGGAGCCAGCTTGTTCTTGGACAGACCGTACAACATGCGGCCAGTCGAGAACATGCCGCTATTGGCGGACGACAGGGCCGAGGTCAGCACCACGAAGTTGATGATGGCTGCAGCGGCACCCACGCCAATCAGCAAGAACATATTTACAAACGGGCTCTTGTTGGGCGCAACAATATCCCAGGGGGTGACGGTCATGATGGCGGTAAGTGCCAGCACGTAAAACACAATCACGCGAACGGGAATCTTGTTGATGGCTTTGGGCAGGTTCTTGGCAGGGTCCGCTGTTTCAGCAGAAGCCGTACCCACCAGCTCAATCCCCACGAAAGCAAAGATGGCGATCTGGAAGGCGGCAAAGAAACCATGCAGGCCATTGGGGAACATGCCACCGCGATCCCACAAGTGGGTCAGGCTGGCTTTTTCGCCGGTCGGGCCGACAAAGCCGGTGAACAGCAAGTAAGCACCCACACCAATCAGGGCCACAATGGCGATGATCTTGACCAGAGCAAACCAGAACTCCAGCTCGCCAAACAATTTGGCCGACAGCAGGTTAAAGATCAGCAAGAAGGCAATGCATGCCAGGCCGGGTAACCAGAGCGGAATGTCCGGCCACCAGAATTGGGTATAGCCGGTAATGGCGACAATATCCGCAATACCAATCACTACCCAGCAGAACCAATAACTCCAGCCCAGAAAGTAGCCCATGGTGGGCCCGAGAATATCGGCGGAGAAATCCACAAAAGATTTGTATTCCAGGTTATGCAGGAGCAATTCCCCCATCGCCCGCATAACAAAAAATAAAAAGAACCCGATGATCATGTACGTAAACAAGACCGAGGGTCCGGCCAGGCTAATGGTGCGGCCTGATCCCATAAATAGCCCTGTACCGATAGCGCCTCCAATTGCTATCAGTTGCAGGTGCCGGTTTTTCAACGAGCGCTGCAGTCCAGATGAATGTTGCTGAGACACACTGTTCTCCTAATTTTTTTTCGTTCAAATGCGTAATTATGACTGTGCTGCGAGAAAACAAAGGGCACAACCCGTCCTCAAGGACGGTTTTCTTGATGCCGATCTAAATATGATGTGGAGCGCACAGCAGTCCTCCTTGTTCTGACGACATGAAATGTCAAAACAGACCTGTGTGCGAATAAATATGGGAATAGGGTAGTGGTGTGCCAGGCGGCCAGAAAAGGCACCTGACTATCTGCTCATAAATAGGCTCCGGACGAATAGGTGAACACAGGCCATCTGGCCTCTGTACCCCCTCTGTCCGTTTACCTGAGAGCTTATCCATCGGCGGGCGATGGTCCCCTTCGGTGGGCACTGATGTGCCTCTCTCCAGAACGTCAAGGGTTCAAGATTCTTTTGCCTGAGAGATTCCGGGGTCGTTGCTCCGTCGGCGCTTCATCAAAGTGAAGACTCTCACCTGAACCGTTATTGACGCCGCTATTGTATAGACAGGCAAAAAGCGATGACTACTAGCGTTAACCTGTAGGCTTTTAATGAGAATAGTTCTTGTTTGTTGAGCGCTTTTGTGGCTGGAGAGTCAGCGTAGGGGGAGCCGATGCGCGTGATGAAAGCGGTGGCGCCGGTTCCCGCCCAGCGCCTGTGAAGGGGCAATGTTTTTGGCATGGTAGCTATTCCGGGATGCTTGAGCGTTGAAACAGAAATCGGCGGGTACCAGCCTACAATATCGGCTGTCTGGCAATTTTTGTACCCTGCGATATGGTCGAATCGATTCTGCAACTTATCGAGCAACACGGTCTGTTGATCGTGTTTTTCAATGTCCTGGTGGAGCAGGCGGGCGCGCCCATTCCTGCCTATCCGGTGCTGGTGGTAACGGGTGCCTTGCATGAGTCGGGCGGCTACAGCTTGTGGAACTTGCTGGGTTTTGCCGTACTGGGCGCGATGATTGCGGATTACGGCTGGTATCTGGCCGGGCGACGCTATGGTGGCAGGCTGCTGGCCTTGTTGTGCAAGATTTCTCTGTCGCCGGATTCCTGTATTCGTCAGACTGAATCCATTTACATGCGTTGGGGTGCACCGTCCTTGATGGTGGCCAAGTTCGTTCCGGGCTTTGCCTCGATTGCCAGTGTGCTGGCCGGTAC encodes:
- a CDS encoding TRAP transporter small permease subunit; translated protein: MVLRLIDSTNEWIGRLISFIAIIFSTIIIYEVFMRYVMNQPTRWTFDVTKQLYGFYFLMLGAYALKHQAHVRVDLLINRFPPTVRKWTEIAGYLIFFFPFAWVFLTRSYDFAMRSLAQGETTYGAVQLPVYPLKMSMVLAAALLLLQGIAEVVRLLIQKEAPRHDA
- a CDS encoding amino acid permease: MSQQHSSGLQRSLKNRHLQLIAIGGAIGTGLFMGSGRTISLAGPSVLFTYMIIGFFLFFVMRAMGELLLHNLEYKSFVDFSADILGPTMGYFLGWSYWFCWVVIGIADIVAITGYTQFWWPDIPLWLPGLACIAFLLIFNLLSAKLFGELEFWFALVKIIAIVALIGVGAYLLFTGFVGPTGEKASLTHLWDRGGMFPNGLHGFFAAFQIAIFAFVGIELVGTASAETADPAKNLPKAINKIPVRVIVFYVLALTAIMTVTPWDIVAPNKSPFVNMFLLIGVGAAAAIINFVVLTSALSSANSGMFSTGRMLYGLSKNKLAPEAFSQLSRNGTPRNGLIYSCALLLSSLFLLYAEGDVMRVFTIVTTVASICFIFVWAVILITYLKYRRIRPEAHAASSYKMPFAIPMCYLTLAFFAFALYLFSQEEETLIGLIATPFWFLALFICLPFYKKRMKQDLALGLAAQSVR